TACCCTTCAGAACTGAGAAGGGAATTGTACGTCCATGGATCTCACGATTCAAAGTCTGGCCTTACCTGGAGACTTACACTAAGGATGTTGCAGCTGAGATCACCAAAGAGTTCCAGGGCAAGCCTGATCTGATTGTTGGGAACTACAGTGATGGAAACATTGTTGCTTCTTTATTGGCACATAAGTTTGATGTTACACAGGTTTGTTAAATGCCAATTAATTGAACAAGTTCCTTGCTGTATTTTGATGTTCCTCGTGCAATctaaaaacttggttttcaaTGTTTTATGCAGTGCTCTATTGCTCATGCACTCGAGAAGACGAAATACCCGGATTCAGACATTAACTGGAAACAGCTTGAGGATAAGTATCACTTCTCCTGTCAGTTTACTGCTGATCTTATTGCTATGAACCATACTGATTTTATCATCACCAGCACCTTCCAAGAGATTGCTGGAAGGTAATCTATCTCCCACTTTACTACATTTGGTTCCCTTGTACGTTGTAAATGTTGCCACCTATTTGAGTCCCTAACAATGTTTTCATTCCATGATTTTCAGCAAGGACACTCTCGGCCAATACGAGAGTCACATTGCTTTCACTCTTCCAGGTCTCTACCGCGTTGTTGATGGGATCGATGTTTTTGATCCCAAATTCAATATTGTCTCCCCTGGTGCTGATATGAGCATATACTTCCCTTACACGGAAGAGAAGCGGAGGTTGAAGAAGTTCCACCCGGAGATTGAAGAGCTTCTTTACAGCCCTGTTGAGAATACAGAGCACTTGTGAGATTTTGGTCCTATTTTTACACCCTTTTCACTAGATTTTGTGTTCAGTGTTAACAATGTCTTAAATTGTTGTCTCACAGATGTGTACTAAAAGACCGCAACAAGCCGATTCTGTTTACCATGGCAAGGTTGGACCGAGTGAAGAACTTAACTGGGCTCGTAGAGTTCTATGCCAAGAACAGCCGGCTGAGGGAACTGGTTAACTTGGTTGTAGTAGGTGGAGATAGGAGAAAGGAATCCAAGGACTTAGAAGAAAAGGCTGAAATGAAGAAGATGTATGAACTTATCGAAAAATACAAGTTGAATGGACAATTCAGATGGATATCGTCCCAGATGAACCGTGTGAGAAATGGTGAACTCTATCGTTATATTTGCGACACCAAGGGAGCATTCGTTCAGCCTGCTATATACGAGGCTTTTGGCTTGACTGTTGTTGAGGCAATGACCTGTGGACTACCAACATTTGCAACATGCTACGGGGGCCCTGCTGAGATTATAGTTCACGGAAAATCGGGGTTCAACATCGATCCTTATAACGGTGATTTGGCTGCCGAGACCCTTGCCAATTTCTTCGAGAAGTGCAAAGCGGATCCATCTTATTGGGATGAGATCTCCCAGGGAGGGTTGAAACGCATACAGGAGAAGTATACATGGCAGATTTACTCCGAGAAGCTATTGACTCTCACCGGAGTTTATGGCTTTTCGAAACATGTAGCTTACCAGGAGCAACGTGGGCGCAAGCGTTACATTGAAATGTTGCATGCATTGATGTATAACAATCGGGTAAAACAATCatgtctattattattattacatcaaacatcattttactctttcattgaactgaaaatttcatgtttctgaatgtttgtttaattgtgtGTTTTACAGGTCAAGACTGCTCCACTAGCTGTTGAgtaaagaaaaagcaaaaggcTGCTTGGAAACTAAGGAATTTCCAAGAATGATTACTATTGaagttttatttttgcttcttttttttcaatttggtaaaTGTTTAATTTCAACTTTGGGGTTTCCCCTTGGAATGTTTTGAACTCTGGTTTTGGTCCCATTGATTgcaataaagttttaatttctcttgaatgatatttgtatttaagttttgagtttgaagaggataaaatttaaaattatattgaattttgatttaatgtgtaatttgatatatatattttgattttgcaacaccccttacccaagaccgttgctggagtcgagcatgaggcgttacttgacttaacttaaaagttcggggcataaaattttacttttgaaattaatttcactattcacaacaaagctatccacctgcgcagcagttactaaattaattataactcgaactaagaaacttgaaatttagatctgtaattttttcctaaaactagactcatatatctttttaccataaaattttcagaatttttggttctgccaattagtacagtttattagttaatatctcccctgtttcactgatcgactgtcctgacctctcatcactaaaatttaattatctcattgtacagactttaTATGGtattctcacttgtttctacagaaaatagactcaataaggaatctattcatataaattacaactcattactacttttgtac
This genomic stretch from Gossypium raimondii isolate GPD5lz chromosome 6, ASM2569854v1, whole genome shotgun sequence harbors:
- the LOC105774032 gene encoding sucrose synthase, with the translated sequence MASISVCERLGESLATHPQQAKSILSRIESLGKGIHKSQKLLSVLDKEAGNQALDGMVVEVLRSTQEAVVSSPLVALAIRSAPGVWEYIALEFQKLFVEEMPVAEYLRLKEELVDGSSNGEFMLELDFGAFNNSVPRPSLSKSIGNGMDFLNRHLSAKLFQDKENLNLLLEFLQIRCQKGKGMLLNDRIQDVNSLQHALRKAEEYLTPLSSDTPYSVFEKRFLGIGLEKGWGDNAEHVLEMIHLLLDLLQAPDPVALESFLGRIPLVANVVIMTPHGYFAQDNVLGYPDTGGQVVYILDQVRALEEELLHRFKLQGLDITPRILVITRLLPDAVGTTCGQRLEKVYGTKYSDILRVPFRTEKGIVRPWISRFKVWPYLETYTKDVAAEITKEFQGKPDLIVGNYSDGNIVASLLAHKFDVTQCSIAHALEKTKYPDSDINWKQLEDKYHFSCQFTADLIAMNHTDFIITSTFQEIAGSKDTLGQYESHIAFTLPGLYRVVDGIDVFDPKFNIVSPGADMSIYFPYTEEKRRLKKFHPEIEELLYSPVENTEHLCVLKDRNKPILFTMARLDRVKNLTGLVEFYAKNSRLRELVNLVVVGGDRRKESKDLEEKAEMKKMYELIEKYKLNGQFRWISSQMNRVRNGELYRYICDTKGAFVQPAIYEAFGLTVVEAMTCGLPTFATCYGGPAEIIVHGKSGFNIDPYNGDLAAETLANFFEKCKADPSYWDEISQGGLKRIQEKYTWQIYSEKLLTLTGVYGFSKHVAYQEQRGRKRYIEMLHALMYNNRVKTAPLAVE